Proteins encoded by one window of Leishmania infantum JPCM5 genome chromosome 32:
- a CDS encoding putative 60S ribosomal protein L2: MGKTVLSCRKGNGSVYQVHGHKRLGPAKLRILDYAERHGYMRGVVKSIEHEAGRGAALARVEFRHPYKFRRVKELMVAPEGMFTGQSVFCGQKAPLAIGNVLPLGQITEGCIVCNVEAKPGDRGTLARASGDYCIIISHNHETGRTRLKLPSGQKKSVPSTSRAMIGIISGGGRIEKPVLKAGNSFYRFRGKRNCWPKVRGVARNPVEHPHGGGNHQHIGHPSTVSRHSPPGQKVGLIAARRTGRIRGGKAVKGAWHPEE, encoded by the coding sequence ATGGGTAAGACTGTGCTGAGCTGCCGTAAGGGCAACGGCTCCGTGTACCAGGTGCACGGCCACAAGCGCCTTGGCCCCGCCAAGCTGCGCATTCTGGACTACGCCGAGCGCCACGGCTACATGCGCGGTGTGGTGAAGTCGATCGAGCACGAGGCTggccgcggtgcggcgctggcgcgcgtgGAGTTCCGCCACCCGTACAAGTTCCGCCGCGTGAAGGAGCTGATGGTGGCGCCGGAGGGCATGTTCACTGGCCAGTCGGTGTTCTGCGGCCAGAAGGCCCCGCTCGCGATCGGCAACGTGCTGCCCCTGGGCCAGATCACGGAGGGCTGCATCGTGTGCAACGTGGAGGCGAAGCCCGGCGACCGCGgcacgctggcgcgcgcgtcCGGCGACTACTGCATCATCATCTCGCACAACCACGAGACAGGCCGCACGCGCCTGAAGCTGCCGAGCGGGCAGAAGAAGTCCGTGCCGAGCACGAGCCGCGCGATGATCGGCatcatcagcggcggcggccgcatcgAGAAGCCCGTGCTGAAAGCCGGTAACTCGTTCTACCGCTTCCGCGGCAAGCGCAACTGCTGGCCCAAGGTGCGTGGTGTTGCCCGCAACCCGGTGGAACACCCGCACGGTGGTGGTAACCATCAGCACATTGGTCACCCGTCGACGGTGTCGCGCCACTCGCCGCCGGGCCAGAAGGTGGGTCTGATCGCTGCCCGCCGCACCGGCCGTATTCGCGGTGGTAAGGCTGTCAAGGGCGCGTGGCACCCGGAGGAGTGA